The following proteins come from a genomic window of Excalfactoria chinensis isolate bCotChi1 chromosome 6, bCotChi1.hap2, whole genome shotgun sequence:
- the HABP2 gene encoding hyaluronan-binding protein 2: MRIINGALSLQVLPLVLFLGNTYVSPSWSSLVSLLNVEADEYDEYYDEYAQVEEEPSKEIMLLGDPDWVDLSPHYRRIQQEDLCSPNPCKNNGWCEMRGSDFTCRCPRPYTGDTCEKVEDTCVDNNCARGDCLVTLTKPYYQCSCSHPYKLPDCQQAFSQCRPNPCKNGGICMRHRIRTKFTCKCPEPYQGRFCEIGPDDCYEEDSFYYRGRVNQAENGRTCLHWNSHLLLDFSINAFMEDAESYGIGEHNFCRNPDEDQKPWCFIRKNGKVEWDFCAVSPCSGTAVESQEQESEMFKTCGKPESQRGLKRIYGGTKTTAGKHPWMVSLQDKSSGRAKHFCGGVLIKSCWVLTAAHCIEQEAENLQVALGKQNLKRKEQQEQIFDVEKVIVHHRYSVEADVPYNDIALLKLKLIDGQCALETKYVKTACLPDFEFPVGTDCFISGWGETETDDMSLQLLDASVKLISQKQCNAPRAYDQKLDESMFCAGYLRRGRTDSCQGDSGGPLTCIENGFHYVYGIVSWGDQCGLKNKPGVYTQVTSFLRWIKNKIQTE, translated from the exons CCTTCCTGGTCCTCCCTGGTCAGCCTGCTGAATG TTGAGGCTGATGAGTACGACGAGTACTATGATGAATACGCGCAGGTGGAGGAGGAACCCTCCAAAGAGATTATGCTTTTGGGGGATCCCGACTGGGTTGACCTATCCCCTCACTACAGAAGAATCCAGCAAG AAGATCTGTGCTCCCCCAACCCCTGCAAGAACAACGGCTGGTGTGAGATGAGAGGAAGCGATTTCACCTGCCGCTGCCCCAGGCCCTATACCGGGGATACCTGTGAGAAAG tggAGGACACATGTGTGGACAACAACTGTGCCAGAGGAGACTGCCTTGTTACATTAACCAAACCTTACTATCAGTGCAGCTGTAGCCATCCCTACAAGTTACCAGACTGCCAGCAAG CTTTTTCACAATGCAGGCCAAACCCATGCAAAAATGGAGGGATCTGTATGCGGCACAGAATCAGAACAAAATTCACCTGCAAGTGCCCTGAACCTTACCAAGGGAGGTTCTGTGAGATCG GACCGGATGATTGTTATGAAGAGGACTCCTTTTATTACAGAGGAAGAGTAAACCAAGCAGAGAATGGCAGGACTTGCCTGCACTGGAATTCCCACTTGCTCTTGGACTTCTCTATTAATGCATTTATGGAGGATGCTGAGTCTTATGGCATTGGGGAGCATAACTTCTGCAG AAATCCTGATGAGGATCAAAAGCCCTGGTGCTTCATCAGAAAAAATGGTAAAGTGGAATGGgacttctgtgctgtttcacCATGCTCTGGAACAG CTGTGGAGAGCCAAGAGCAAGAAAGTGAAATGTTCAAAACCTGTGGAAAACCAGAAAGTCAAAGGGGTCTCAAAAGAATCTATGGTGGAACTAAGACTACAGCTGGCAAGCACCCCTGGATGGTATCTCTGCAGGACAAGTCTTCTGGAAGAGCAAAACACTTTTGTGGTGGAGTGCTAATTAAATCATGCTGGGTTCTTACTGCTGCACACTGCATTGA acaagaagcagaaaatctcCAAGTGGCCCTGGGAAAGCAAAACCTCAAGAGGAAAGAGCAGCAAGAACAAATATTTGATGTGGAGAAGGTCATCGTACATCACAGATACAGTGTGGAGGCTGATGTCCCATACAATGATATTG catTACTTAAATTGAAGCTGATTGATGGTCAGTGTGCCCTAGAAACAAAGTATGTGAAAACAGCATGTCTGCCAGATTTTGAATTTCCTGTTGGGACTGACTGCTTCATTTCAGGATGGGGTGAGACGGAGACAG ATGACATGTCCCTTCAGCTGTTAGATGCCAGTGTCAAGCTGATTTCGCAGAAGCAATGCAATGCACCCAGAGCATATGATCAGAAGCTGGATGAAAGCATGTTTTGTGCAGGATACCTTCGGAGAGGTAGAACTGATTCTTGTCAg GGAGACTCTGGAGGTCCTCTAACATGCATCGAAAATGGTTTCCATTATGTATACGGCATTGTCAGCTGGGGTGATCAGtgtggtttaaaaaacaagCCAGGAGTTTATACTCAGGTGACATCATTTCTCCGttggattaaaaacaaaattcagactGAGTGA